In Arthrobacter sp. SLBN-112, a genomic segment contains:
- a CDS encoding purine-nucleoside phosphorylase, with product MSTTDFLNTDPFAAARAAADYIAEETGVDRHDVALVLGSGWGEAADLIGETTATLSAEEVPGFHAPAVEGHVGTIRSVLTKDGKRALVLGARTHYYEGKGVRAVVHGIRTAAAAGCGTLVLTNGCGGLNEAWAPGTPVLISDHINLTAASPLEGATFVDLTDLYSPRLRELAREVDPTLDEGIYAQFPGPHYETPAEVQYAKRIGADLIGMSTALEAIAGRHAGMEVFGISLVTNLAAGISPQPLSHQEVIESGHAAGPRISRLLADIIARL from the coding sequence GTGAGTACAACAGACTTCCTGAACACGGACCCGTTCGCCGCCGCCCGCGCCGCCGCGGACTACATTGCCGAGGAGACCGGCGTGGACCGCCACGACGTCGCCCTGGTCCTCGGTTCCGGATGGGGCGAGGCGGCCGACCTCATTGGCGAAACCACTGCCACCCTCTCCGCGGAGGAAGTCCCCGGCTTCCATGCCCCCGCCGTGGAAGGCCACGTGGGAACCATCCGGTCAGTCCTGACCAAGGACGGAAAGCGCGCCTTGGTCCTGGGTGCGCGGACACACTACTACGAGGGGAAGGGCGTCCGTGCAGTGGTGCACGGCATCCGCACCGCCGCGGCGGCCGGGTGCGGCACGCTGGTCCTCACCAACGGCTGCGGCGGGCTGAACGAGGCGTGGGCGCCCGGCACCCCGGTGTTGATCAGCGACCACATCAACCTCACCGCCGCGTCCCCGCTGGAGGGCGCCACGTTCGTGGACCTCACAGACCTGTATTCCCCCCGGCTCCGTGAGCTGGCCCGCGAGGTGGATCCCACCCTGGACGAGGGCATCTACGCCCAGTTCCCCGGCCCGCACTACGAGACGCCGGCTGAAGTACAGTACGCCAAGCGGATCGGGGCGGACCTGATCGGCATGTCGACGGCCCTGGAGGCCATTGCCGGCCGCCACGCCGGAATGGAAGTGTTCGGTATTTCCCTGGTCACCAACCTGGCAGCGGGCATCAGCCCCCAGCCGCTCAGCCACCAGGAAGTCATCGAATCCGGCCACGCCGCGGGCCCGCGCATCTCCCGGTTGCTGGCCGACATCATCGCCCGGCTCTGA
- a CDS encoding phospho-sugar mutase — MTPSDAELRLLAGAREWAALDPDPATQASLLELVSLVEEGDPAARQELEDSFRGTLQFGTAGLRAALGPGPNRMNRVVVRRAAAGLAAFLVDAVADSASGTRPRAVVGYDARHNSDVFAAETAAIFTAAGIETFLLPAALPTPLLAYAVRALECDGGVMVTASHNPPQDNGYKVYLGRHAVSADGDGAQIVAPYDARIAERISAVGPVDSIELADSGWTVLDGSLAADYRQATAALAMPDRFPARDLRIVLTPLHGVGGATALEVLKAAGFTDVTMVAEQAEPDPEFPTVSFPNPEEPGALDLAVEAAVRLDADLVIANDPDADRAAVAAKDPDTGAWRMLRGDEVGALLGAHIAARLADAGTGAEADHQGVFANSIVSSRLLARVAAAAGFAHEATLTGFKWISRVPGLTYGYEEALGYCVAPDLVKDKDGISAALLVAELAATAKAAGKTVFDTLDELYLQHGLHASDQLSIRVADLGLLDAMMNRLRVSPPESFGQSAVEVFTDLAEGTGQLPPTEGLLYITRDLTRVIIRPSGTEPKLKCYLEVIHQVGSAAELPAARQAARAALDEVLHDVSEALGL, encoded by the coding sequence ATGACGCCTTCCGATGCCGAACTTCGCCTGCTTGCCGGGGCCCGGGAATGGGCTGCCCTGGATCCGGATCCCGCAACACAAGCATCGCTGCTTGAGCTTGTCAGCCTGGTTGAAGAGGGCGACCCCGCGGCCCGGCAGGAACTGGAAGACAGCTTCCGCGGCACGCTGCAGTTCGGCACGGCGGGCCTGCGTGCCGCGCTCGGACCCGGGCCGAACCGGATGAACCGGGTGGTGGTCCGCCGCGCCGCAGCCGGACTGGCCGCCTTCCTGGTGGACGCCGTTGCCGACTCCGCTTCCGGCACCCGGCCGCGGGCCGTCGTCGGCTATGACGCCCGGCATAACTCGGATGTCTTCGCAGCCGAAACCGCCGCCATCTTCACCGCGGCGGGCATCGAGACGTTCCTGCTCCCGGCAGCCCTCCCCACTCCCCTGCTGGCGTACGCCGTTCGCGCCTTGGAATGCGACGGCGGCGTCATGGTTACCGCCAGCCACAACCCGCCACAGGACAACGGGTACAAGGTCTACCTGGGCCGGCATGCGGTGTCCGCTGATGGTGACGGCGCCCAGATCGTGGCACCCTATGATGCCCGGATCGCCGAGCGGATCAGCGCCGTGGGTCCCGTTGACTCAATCGAACTGGCGGACAGCGGGTGGACCGTCCTGGACGGCTCGCTGGCCGCGGACTACCGGCAGGCGACGGCGGCACTGGCCATGCCGGACCGGTTCCCCGCCCGGGACCTGCGGATCGTCCTGACCCCGCTGCACGGCGTGGGCGGCGCTACAGCACTGGAGGTCCTGAAAGCGGCAGGTTTCACGGATGTCACCATGGTGGCCGAACAGGCCGAACCGGACCCCGAATTTCCCACCGTCAGCTTCCCCAACCCGGAAGAACCCGGGGCACTCGACCTCGCCGTGGAGGCGGCCGTACGGCTCGACGCCGACCTCGTCATAGCGAACGATCCCGACGCCGACAGGGCTGCCGTCGCCGCCAAGGACCCGGACACCGGTGCCTGGCGGATGCTCCGCGGAGACGAAGTTGGCGCCTTGCTGGGGGCCCATATTGCCGCCAGGCTCGCGGACGCCGGCACCGGCGCCGAGGCGGACCACCAGGGCGTCTTCGCCAATTCGATCGTGTCCTCACGTCTGCTGGCTCGCGTTGCGGCCGCCGCGGGATTCGCCCATGAGGCAACCCTGACGGGGTTCAAGTGGATTTCCCGGGTCCCCGGCCTCACCTACGGCTACGAGGAAGCGCTGGGTTACTGCGTTGCGCCTGACCTGGTGAAGGACAAGGACGGCATTTCCGCCGCCCTCCTGGTCGCCGAACTCGCGGCCACCGCCAAAGCCGCCGGCAAAACGGTCTTCGACACCCTCGACGAGCTGTACCTCCAGCACGGCCTGCACGCCAGCGACCAGCTGAGCATCAGGGTCGCGGACCTGGGTCTCCTGGACGCCATGATGAACCGGCTGCGGGTCTCGCCGCCGGAATCGTTCGGGCAGTCGGCGGTGGAAGTCTTCACGGACCTGGCGGAGGGAACCGGGCAGCTGCCGCCCACGGAGGGCCTCCTGTACATCACCAGGGACCTGACCCGCGTGATCATCCGGCCCAGCGGCACGGAGCCCAAACTCAAGTGCTACCTCGAAGTGATCCACCAGGTGGGTTCCGCTGCGGAACTCCCGGCGGCGCGGCAGGCTGCGCGGGCCGCGCTGGACGAGGTCCTGCACGATGTCAGCGAGGCACTGGGACTTTAA
- the nirD gene encoding nitrite reductase small subunit NirD, which translates to MTATLELGALAAESDTAGFRTGWHRVCAVDDLEPAWGEAALVAGMQVALFRTGPSEVFAVGHQDPATGAHVMARGILGSKGTRPTIASPLHKEVYDLETGECFTTPGLRLDAFSTRITNGFVEVKL; encoded by the coding sequence ATGACGGCAACACTGGAACTTGGGGCGCTCGCCGCCGAATCAGACACCGCCGGATTCCGGACCGGCTGGCACCGTGTCTGCGCGGTGGATGACCTCGAACCCGCCTGGGGCGAGGCCGCCCTGGTAGCAGGCATGCAGGTGGCGTTGTTCCGCACCGGCCCAAGCGAAGTCTTCGCCGTGGGCCATCAGGATCCGGCCACCGGCGCGCACGTCATGGCGCGCGGCATCCTTGGTTCCAAGGGCACGCGCCCCACGATCGCCTCGCCGCTGCACAAAGAGGTCTACGACCTCGAAACCGGTGAATGCTTCACCACCCCGGGCCTGCGCCTGGATGCGTTCAGCACCCGGATCACCAACGGGTTCGTCGAAGTGAAACTCTAG
- the nirB gene encoding nitrite reductase large subunit NirB, whose protein sequence is MTEQTSSTETPRRIVVAGGGPAAHRFADAMHARGLDGWHVTVLTEEAHLPYDRVALSKALTDTGVDLTLGTATMWDHGSVALKTGERVVKVNAEAKTVETAAGNTYEYDELVVATGSDAVRLPIPGAQHAHVYRTLEDVWAINKAVTELTEKLGRKINAVTIGGGLLGLESAAGTEQLGATPVVINGAPWLMNTQLDEGAGQALGRLIEAKGFEVHGGVFPSEILADDDGQVTGVLMADERIIPADLVIVAVGVKPRDELFRAADGEEQLFSLGQRGGVVINDYCATEVPGIWAIGEVANFGGMCLGLVAPANTMAEIVADRLHGGDATFPGFDTATKLKLSGVDVASFGDAFARTEHALEIVYADPARGVYQKIVTTDDAKTLLGGIFVGDASPYMSLRPLLGRELPAEPGAFLSAAGGGEAPETELPDDATLCSCNNVTAGTIRDAINGCGACEGNAPVQELGELKGCTRAGTQCGSCVPMLKKLLETELTKSGVEVSKALCEHIELSRQELFDAIRVLGLTSFEEIMAKYGTGAGCDICKPTIANILASQNSAYVLDAGRGTLQDTNDRALANMQKDGTYSVVPRIAGGEITPKKLGVIAAVAEKYGLYTKITGGQRIDMFGARLEQLPEIWKELVDAGFESGQAYGKSLRTVKSCVGSTWCRFGVQDSVAMAIQLELRYRGLRSPHKLKMGVSGCARECAEARGKDVGVIATADGWNLYVGGNGGATPAHAQLLAKDLDDETLIKYIDRYFMYYIRTADRLQRTARWQEELEGGIKHVEDVVVKDTLGIAADLEAAMAKHVDTYVDEWADTLKDPERLRRFRSFVNAPDQKDDSITFVPDERGQMRPATAEEKGKVLIGASIPIRAATPETTGNEA, encoded by the coding sequence GTGACCGAACAGACTTCAAGCACCGAGACTCCGCGCCGCATCGTCGTCGCCGGCGGCGGCCCTGCGGCCCACCGTTTCGCGGACGCCATGCATGCCCGCGGCCTCGACGGCTGGCATGTCACGGTCCTCACCGAAGAAGCCCACCTCCCCTACGACCGGGTGGCACTCTCCAAGGCCCTCACGGACACCGGCGTGGACCTGACGCTGGGAACGGCCACCATGTGGGACCACGGCTCCGTGGCCCTGAAGACCGGCGAGCGCGTCGTCAAGGTCAACGCCGAAGCCAAGACGGTGGAAACGGCCGCAGGCAACACCTACGAATATGACGAACTGGTGGTGGCCACAGGCTCGGACGCCGTGCGCCTGCCCATCCCCGGCGCCCAGCACGCCCACGTCTACCGGACGCTCGAGGACGTGTGGGCCATCAACAAGGCCGTCACAGAACTCACCGAAAAGCTCGGCCGCAAGATCAACGCCGTCACCATCGGCGGCGGCCTCCTGGGGCTCGAATCCGCCGCCGGCACCGAACAGCTCGGCGCCACCCCCGTAGTCATCAACGGGGCCCCCTGGCTGATGAACACCCAACTGGACGAGGGCGCAGGCCAGGCCCTGGGCCGCCTGATCGAAGCCAAGGGCTTCGAGGTCCACGGCGGAGTGTTCCCGTCCGAGATCCTGGCGGACGACGACGGCCAGGTCACCGGGGTGCTGATGGCCGATGAACGCATCATCCCGGCCGACCTGGTGATCGTGGCGGTCGGCGTCAAGCCCCGCGACGAGCTCTTCCGGGCCGCCGACGGCGAAGAGCAGCTTTTCAGCCTGGGCCAGCGCGGCGGCGTGGTCATCAACGACTACTGCGCCACCGAGGTCCCCGGCATCTGGGCCATCGGCGAGGTAGCCAACTTCGGCGGCATGTGCCTTGGCCTGGTGGCTCCCGCCAACACCATGGCCGAGATCGTTGCCGACCGGCTGCACGGCGGCGACGCCACCTTCCCCGGCTTCGACACCGCCACCAAACTTAAGCTCTCCGGCGTGGACGTGGCCAGCTTCGGGGACGCCTTTGCCCGCACCGAGCACGCCCTCGAAATCGTTTACGCGGATCCCGCACGCGGCGTGTACCAGAAAATCGTCACCACGGATGACGCCAAGACCCTCCTGGGCGGCATTTTCGTCGGCGACGCCTCTCCCTACATGAGCCTGCGCCCGCTCCTGGGCCGCGAACTTCCCGCCGAGCCCGGCGCATTCCTCAGCGCCGCAGGCGGCGGCGAAGCCCCCGAAACCGAGCTTCCCGACGACGCCACCCTCTGCTCCTGCAACAACGTCACGGCCGGAACCATCCGGGACGCCATCAACGGCTGCGGCGCATGCGAGGGCAATGCGCCCGTCCAGGAACTGGGCGAGCTGAAGGGCTGCACCCGTGCCGGAACCCAGTGCGGTTCCTGTGTCCCCATGCTGAAGAAGCTGCTGGAAACCGAGCTGACCAAGTCCGGCGTCGAGGTCTCCAAGGCGCTGTGCGAGCACATCGAGCTGTCCCGCCAGGAACTGTTCGACGCCATCCGCGTCCTGGGACTGACCTCCTTCGAGGAGATCATGGCCAAGTATGGCACCGGGGCAGGCTGCGACATCTGCAAGCCCACCATTGCCAACATCCTGGCCAGCCAGAACAGCGCCTACGTGCTGGACGCCGGCCGCGGCACCCTCCAGGACACCAACGACCGGGCCCTGGCCAACATGCAGAAGGATGGCACCTACTCGGTGGTCCCCCGCATCGCGGGCGGGGAAATTACTCCCAAGAAGCTCGGTGTGATCGCCGCCGTCGCCGAAAAGTACGGCCTCTACACCAAGATCACCGGCGGCCAGCGGATCGACATGTTCGGTGCCCGGCTGGAGCAGCTCCCGGAGATCTGGAAGGAATTGGTGGACGCCGGCTTCGAGTCCGGCCAGGCGTACGGCAAGAGTCTGCGGACGGTGAAGTCGTGCGTCGGTTCCACCTGGTGCCGGTTCGGCGTGCAGGACTCGGTAGCCATGGCCATCCAGCTGGAGCTGCGCTACCGCGGCCTGCGCAGCCCGCACAAGCTGAAAATGGGCGTCTCCGGCTGTGCCCGTGAATGTGCCGAGGCCCGCGGCAAGGACGTCGGCGTCATCGCCACCGCGGACGGCTGGAACCTCTACGTCGGCGGCAACGGCGGAGCCACCCCCGCCCACGCCCAGCTCCTGGCCAAGGACCTGGACGACGAAACCCTCATCAAGTACATCGACCGCTACTTCATGTACTACATCCGCACTGCGGACCGCCTTCAGCGCACCGCCCGGTGGCAGGAAGAGCTCGAGGGCGGCATCAAGCACGTCGAGGACGTGGTGGTCAAGGACACCCTGGGCATCGCCGCCGACCTTGAAGCGGCCATGGCGAAACACGTGGACACCTACGTGGATGAATGGGCGGACACCCTCAAGGACCCCGAACGGCTACGCCGGTTCCGTTCCTTCGTCAACGCACCCGACCAGAAGGACGATTCCATCACGTTCGTCCCGGACGAGCGCGGCCAGATGCGCCCCGCCACCGCGGAGGAAAAAGGCAAAGTCCTGATTGGCGCTTCCATCCCGATCCGCGCCGCCACGCCGGAAACAACTGGAAACGAGGCATAA
- the cobA gene encoding uroporphyrinogen-III C-methyltransferase — MQLSIDLTGRDVLVTGTDTAARQAVRRYEAAGAVVHRLSSPGSAHGAHLPERLFLVAAVEDGQPGWGALVDRCRDAGIPVAAEPAAGPAGHVTLVGGGPGTGDLLTVAAVKALRDADVVFYDRLAPYQELPLLTSAELVDVGKKPGHHKVSQSDIEKLMVDSALAGNNVVRLKGGDPYVFGRGGEEVAACVAAGVKVHVVSGVTSAISVPAAAGIPVTHREVSHMFTVVSGHAPLTEKEHHHLAGLGGTIVVLMGIGTLHQLAAGLRRAGMRPDMPMAVVERGYRPGQRTTIADLGTITSAAAGCSNPAVLVIGEVVRVAEVNRQHAGAAADLDRLAASLLGS; from the coding sequence ATGCAGCTCAGTATCGACCTCACGGGCCGGGACGTCCTGGTGACCGGCACAGACACTGCCGCGCGGCAGGCGGTGCGGCGGTACGAAGCCGCGGGCGCCGTCGTCCACCGCCTCAGCAGCCCGGGCAGCGCCCACGGCGCCCACCTGCCTGAGCGGCTGTTCCTGGTCGCCGCCGTCGAGGACGGACAGCCAGGCTGGGGCGCCCTAGTGGACCGCTGCCGGGACGCCGGCATCCCGGTCGCCGCGGAGCCTGCCGCAGGCCCTGCCGGGCACGTCACCCTGGTGGGCGGCGGTCCCGGCACCGGTGACCTGCTCACCGTGGCTGCGGTCAAGGCGCTCCGGGATGCGGACGTCGTCTTCTATGACCGGCTGGCCCCGTACCAGGAGCTGCCGCTGCTGACTTCCGCCGAGCTGGTGGACGTCGGAAAGAAGCCGGGCCACCACAAGGTCAGCCAGTCGGACATCGAAAAACTGATGGTCGACAGCGCCCTGGCCGGCAACAACGTGGTCCGCCTCAAGGGCGGGGACCCCTATGTCTTCGGCCGAGGCGGCGAGGAGGTAGCCGCGTGCGTGGCCGCCGGTGTCAAGGTCCACGTAGTGTCCGGTGTGACCAGCGCCATCTCGGTGCCGGCCGCCGCCGGCATCCCGGTCACCCACCGCGAAGTCAGCCACATGTTCACGGTGGTTTCCGGGCACGCCCCGCTCACCGAAAAAGAACACCACCACCTGGCCGGCCTGGGCGGGACCATCGTGGTGCTGATGGGCATCGGGACCCTTCACCAGCTCGCCGCAGGCCTGCGCCGCGCCGGGATGCGCCCGGACATGCCCATGGCAGTGGTGGAACGCGGCTACCGGCCCGGCCAGCGCACCACCATCGCGGACCTGGGCACCATCACCTCCGCCGCTGCCGGTTGCAGCAACCCGGCAGTACTGGTCATCGGCGAGGTGGTCCGGGTGGCCGAAGTCAACCGGCAGCATGCCGGAGCCGCCGCCGACCTGGACAGGCTGGCGGCCTCGCTGCTGGGATCATGA
- a CDS encoding uroporphyrinogen-III synthase: MTALAPAEQTQPEPTQAEEATDAAESPLEGFRIGVTSDRRSRDLIEALERRGAEVLHAPALKIAPVQEDMRLIEDTRAIIAAKPDLCIATTAYGMRRWCEAADSFGIGDELLETLGSCRMFVRGPKARGAVRAAGLADVGISSDETTATLVDMLLTEGVKGKTVAMQLHGYTDVRQIERLRMSGATVLTVTPYRWVKPDGEDKLPRLIEAACNGNLDVLTFTSAPAVDAMWSTAHEMGLYKQLVESLKLNVTTAVVGPVTAQPLLDAGVTPLIPERFRMGALIRLVCEHLALNHVRRLDTRSGNIELRGRSLRIDGQAVELAPAPLLLLRALLGAGGAVLSRESLSDLLELRGSVHALDMTVSRLRSSLPDGKLIETVVKRGYRIRL; encoded by the coding sequence ATGACCGCACTTGCACCGGCCGAACAGACGCAGCCCGAACCCACGCAGGCTGAAGAAGCAACGGATGCCGCGGAATCGCCGCTGGAGGGGTTCCGCATCGGCGTCACCTCGGACCGGCGCTCCCGCGACCTCATCGAGGCGCTGGAACGGCGCGGCGCGGAAGTGCTGCATGCCCCTGCACTGAAGATCGCCCCCGTCCAGGAGGACATGCGCCTCATCGAGGACACCCGGGCCATCATCGCGGCGAAGCCGGACCTGTGCATTGCCACCACGGCCTACGGCATGCGCCGTTGGTGCGAGGCCGCAGACTCCTTCGGCATTGGCGATGAACTGCTGGAAACGCTGGGAAGCTGCCGGATGTTCGTCCGGGGACCCAAAGCCCGCGGTGCCGTGCGCGCGGCCGGCCTTGCCGACGTCGGGATCAGCAGTGACGAGACCACCGCCACCTTGGTGGACATGCTGCTCACCGAAGGCGTGAAGGGCAAGACCGTGGCCATGCAGCTGCACGGCTACACCGATGTCCGCCAGATCGAACGGTTGCGGATGTCCGGTGCCACCGTCCTGACCGTCACGCCCTACCGCTGGGTGAAGCCTGACGGCGAAGACAAGCTTCCGCGGCTGATCGAGGCCGCCTGCAACGGGAACCTGGACGTCCTCACCTTCACCAGTGCCCCCGCGGTGGACGCCATGTGGAGCACGGCCCATGAGATGGGGCTGTACAAGCAGTTGGTGGAGAGCCTGAAGCTGAATGTCACCACCGCCGTGGTGGGTCCCGTGACAGCACAGCCTCTCCTCGACGCGGGCGTGACGCCGCTCATCCCGGAACGTTTCCGCATGGGGGCCCTCATCCGGCTGGTGTGCGAGCACCTGGCACTGAACCACGTCCGGCGGCTGGATACCCGCTCCGGAAACATCGAGCTTCGCGGCCGCAGCCTGCGGATCGACGGCCAGGCAGTGGAACTGGCACCCGCTCCCTTGCTGCTCCTGCGCGCCCTGCTGGGTGCCGGCGGCGCTGTCCTGTCCCGTGAATCCCTCTCCGACCTGCTGGAACTTCGGGGTTCCGTGCACGCGCTGGACATGACGGTCAGCCGGCTGCGGTCCTCGCTGCCGGACGGCAAGCTCATTGAAACCGTGGTCAAGCGCGGCTACCGGATCCGCCTCTAG
- a CDS encoding FAD-dependent oxidoreductase, whose protein sequence is MSAPAPSPSTSDATRIVIAGAGPAAQALVAQLDRARFTGNITVLSNRDDTPAELLELAMLPQVSVRFGQPASHVDAANRTVATADGMEFAYDHLVIATGSAPVANPVDGAAQCLSYSTIDDAPRIAEGVQEITRELGRRPVGILVGTGAAAGQAEAVLRAKGVRPIRTTARPAAVVPSVAPGGSPSGLATSAVVFEDGSSMTGDLVVLAEERVSRDSLAATAGVRTAAGGGIVISRDFRTSVPGIWAIGDAAAFDGVRLGLLVAAASAAGACASQLLTAVATAAPSAAPAPALQVAA, encoded by the coding sequence ATGTCCGCTCCGGCACCCTCACCGTCCACCTCCGACGCAACCCGCATCGTCATCGCCGGCGCCGGACCGGCCGCCCAAGCCCTGGTGGCACAGTTGGACCGCGCCCGTTTCACCGGCAACATCACCGTGCTGAGCAACCGTGACGACACCCCCGCCGAACTGCTGGAGCTGGCCATGCTGCCCCAGGTTTCCGTGCGGTTCGGCCAGCCAGCAAGCCATGTCGACGCCGCCAACCGAACGGTGGCCACCGCCGACGGCATGGAATTCGCGTACGACCACCTGGTCATTGCCACCGGTTCCGCCCCCGTCGCCAACCCCGTGGACGGCGCCGCCCAGTGCCTGAGCTACTCCACCATCGATGACGCCCCGCGCATCGCCGAGGGAGTGCAGGAAATCACCCGGGAGCTGGGGCGACGGCCCGTCGGCATCCTCGTCGGTACGGGCGCGGCTGCCGGACAGGCTGAAGCAGTACTCCGGGCCAAGGGCGTGCGGCCCATCCGCACCACGGCCCGGCCCGCCGCCGTCGTACCTTCCGTTGCCCCGGGCGGATCCCCCTCCGGCCTGGCCACGTCCGCCGTCGTCTTCGAGGACGGCAGCAGCATGACCGGAGACCTGGTGGTCCTGGCCGAGGAGCGGGTGTCCCGGGACAGCCTCGCCGCCACTGCGGGTGTGCGAACGGCCGCCGGCGGCGGCATCGTGATCAGCCGTGACTTCCGCACCTCGGTCCCCGGCATTTGGGCCATCGGTGACGCCGCGGCGTTCGACGGCGTGCGGCTGGGCCTGCTGGTCGCGGCGGCGTCCGCTGCGGGTGCCTGCGCCAGCCAGTTGCTGACCGCTGTTGCCACAGCGGCTCCGTCCGCCGCTCCCGCGCCTGCACTCCAGGTGGCCGCCTGA
- the deoC gene encoding deoxyribose-phosphate aldolase, with protein MSNEATVQPGTAAPAGDGNIASYIDHTLLKPEASEVEVLRVCAEAAEYGFKSVCVNPVWVKTVTTALKGSGVLTCSVVGFPLGATPTDVKSFEARGAVLDGADEVDMVINIAAARAGDKGALTDDIAAVAETVHAGGAILKVIIETALLTDAQKVLACQAAVEAGADFVKTSTGFNGGGATVDDVALMRKAVGPNMGVKASGGVRSLADAQAMIAAGATRIGASSGIAIVKREQGSAAY; from the coding sequence ATGAGCAATGAAGCCACTGTTCAGCCAGGCACCGCCGCACCCGCCGGTGACGGGAACATCGCCTCCTACATCGACCACACGCTGCTCAAGCCCGAAGCCTCGGAAGTCGAGGTCCTGAGAGTCTGTGCCGAGGCCGCTGAGTACGGGTTCAAGTCGGTCTGCGTCAACCCTGTCTGGGTCAAGACCGTCACCACCGCGCTGAAGGGTTCGGGGGTCCTCACCTGCTCCGTGGTGGGCTTTCCGCTGGGGGCGACCCCCACGGACGTGAAGTCGTTCGAGGCCCGCGGCGCGGTGCTGGACGGCGCGGACGAGGTGGACATGGTGATCAACATCGCCGCTGCCAGGGCAGGCGACAAGGGCGCCCTGACGGATGACATCGCTGCCGTGGCCGAGACCGTGCATGCCGGCGGTGCCATCCTGAAGGTGATCATCGAAACGGCCCTCCTGACCGACGCACAGAAGGTCCTTGCGTGCCAGGCGGCAGTGGAGGCCGGCGCCGATTTCGTGAAGACCTCCACGGGCTTCAACGGTGGCGGCGCCACCGTTGACGACGTGGCCCTGATGCGCAAGGCCGTGGGCCCGAACATGGGGGTCAAGGCCTCCGGCGGCGTACGGTCCCTGGCCGATGCTCAGGCTATGATTGCAGCAGGTGCAACACGAATCGGCGCCAGCTCCGGGATTGCCATCGTCAAGCGTGAACAGGGTTCAGCCGCTTACTGA
- a CDS encoding metal-dependent hydrolase — protein sequence MGGHHAASGAAAWVAVASTGPYTLGWYPLDPTGILIGGMATAGTALVCDWDHRSSTVAHSLPPLSNVIARGIENASGGHRQGTHSILGAAVFVFLAGLASQVHLETPWGHLSVGAGLLCMFLINIAAKALKLFPKSGFISNWIFALAMAGLVTFYAPEQWTWLPTSMLIGVVVHIVGDLVTTGGVPLLWPLVIRPPRLLRRLPLLRNVWRPNGALSVPLLGRAGSKREWLVLIPVSAYAMVGMSMAGWAIARDHWGTVTATAGAWIRLWF from the coding sequence ATGGGAGGACACCACGCCGCGTCGGGAGCCGCGGCGTGGGTAGCTGTTGCGTCCACCGGGCCGTACACGCTGGGCTGGTATCCGCTGGATCCCACCGGCATCCTCATCGGAGGCATGGCCACGGCGGGCACGGCCCTGGTGTGCGACTGGGACCACCGGTCAAGCACGGTGGCCCACTCGCTCCCGCCACTGTCCAATGTGATCGCGCGGGGCATCGAGAACGCCAGCGGCGGCCACCGGCAGGGCACGCATTCCATCCTGGGCGCCGCAGTGTTCGTGTTCCTGGCCGGCCTGGCATCGCAGGTGCATCTGGAGACCCCGTGGGGGCACCTGTCCGTGGGTGCAGGGCTGTTGTGCATGTTCCTGATCAACATCGCGGCGAAGGCACTGAAGCTCTTTCCCAAGAGCGGCTTCATCTCGAACTGGATCTTCGCCCTGGCGATGGCCGGCCTGGTCACGTTCTACGCGCCGGAACAATGGACCTGGCTGCCGACGTCGATGCTCATCGGCGTGGTGGTGCATATTGTTGGCGACCTGGTCACCACCGGGGGAGTGCCGTTGCTGTGGCCGCTGGTCATCAGGCCACCCCGGCTGCTGCGGAGGCTTCCCCTGCTGCGGAACGTTTGGCGGCCCAATGGCGCCCTCTCCGTACCCCTGCTGGGACGGGCCGGATCCAAGCGGGAGTGGCTGGTGCTGATCCCGGTCAGCGCGTACGCCATGGTGGGCATGTCCATGGCCGGCTGGGCCATCGCCCGGGACCACTGGGGCACTGTGACCGCGACCGCAGGTGCCTGGATCAGGCTCTGGTTCTAG